Within Kutzneria chonburiensis, the genomic segment TCGGCCGGAGAGTGGCGCACGTTCCGGGCTGATCGGGTCATCGAAGCTCACCGAACTGGCTCACCGGCGCGGATTGCCGATCCGCCGGATGCGGCGCGCATGGTCGCGGACATGCTGACCAGCCACTATCCGGTGTACGCCACGATCTACCTGCCGATGTCGATGGGCCAGGCACAGCAGCTCATCCCGCCGGGCTCGGGCGTGCACGAAGCCGAAAGTAACGGTACACGCGTTACTCTCGGCGGCACCGATATCGACGCGCTGGCCACGCGGCTGCTGGAGCTGGCCACGCCGCTGACGGTGCTGGCGCCGGACGAACTCCGCTCGGCGCTGCGCGAGCGTCTTCAGGCGCAGCTGGCCGCCCTGACGGGCTGACCGGGAATAACGCGGCACCCGTCGGACATGATCCGGTCATGACGGTCGACTTCTCGGTCCTCGACAACCCGGTCCGCAGCTCGCTGAGCGGCCCGCACGCGCGGTTCGCCGAGCAGCACGGGCAGGTGCTGCGCTACCAGCCCGACGTGGCCCCGTTCATGGCGCTGCCCGACCGGCCGGACGAGGCGGCGTGGCGTGACCTGGCCGACTTTGCCGGCCCCGGTGCGGAAGTCGTGCTCACCGCCGGGTCGGTCACGCCGCCTGAGGACTGGGAGGTCGTGGCCGAGTTCCCGGCCGTGCAGCTGGTGGACGACGGGGTCGTGGGCGTCGAGTACCCCGAGGCCGTACGGCTCGGGCCGGCCGACGTGCCGGAGATGCTCGACCTCGTGGCCCGGACGCAGCCGGGGCCGTTCCTCCAGCGCACCGTCGAACTGGGCACCTACCTGGGCGTCCGCCGCGACGGCGCGCTGGTGGCGATGGCCGGCGAGCGCCTGCACCCGCCGGGTTTCACCGAGGTCAGCGCGGTCTGCACCGACCCCGGCCACCGCGGGCAGGGCTACGCCGCCCGGCTGGTCCAGGCGGTGGTCGCCGGCATCAAGGACCGCGGCGACATCCCGTTCCTGCACGCCACCGCGACCAACGAGAACGCGATCCGCCTGTACGAGGCGTTGGGCTTCCGGCTGCACCGCCGCCCGGTGTTCAAGGTGACGCGGGTGGGCTCGCTGGAGAAGGTGGGCTGACGGGACGTCAGGAAGGGGTCCTTCCTGACGTTGGACGCGAGGATCGGTCCCTTGATCAAGGTTTAGCGCGGGGGTTCGAGACGGGCCAGCCAGGTCGTGAGGAGTTCCTCGAGCTGCGTGGCCTCGGCGGGGGAGAGGTCGGCCAGCACGCGGTGCTCGTTGCGCATGTGGGCGGCGAACGCCTCGTCGATGAGGGCACGGCCGGCCGGCGTGAGGGCGACGACCCGGCCGCGGCCGTCGGCGGCGCTGGGACGCCGGGTGACGAGACCGGCGGTTTCGAGGCGGTCGAGGCGCTTGGTCATGGCCCCGGTGGTGACCATGGTGAACGCCGCCAGCTCGCCGGGCGCGCGTTCGAACGGGTCGCCGGCCCGGCGCAGTGCGGCCAGCACGTCGAACTCGCCCTCGGACAGCCCGAACCGCTGGTACACGGCGTTGAGCTGGTCGGACAGCAGCACACCGATCCGGTGCAGGCGGCCGATCACGCCCTGCGGGGACACGTCGAGATCGGGCCGCTCGCGATGCCATTCGGCCTGGATCCGGCCGACGTGGTCCAGAGGCTGCTGCGTCACAGCGCCTAGGATAGCTTCCCGGGAAGGTATAAAGTAGCTTCCATGGAAGCTACCGTGAAGTGGAGCCTGGTGGCGGCGATCGCGCCGGTGGCCTGGGGCACCAACTACTTCGTCACCCACGAGCAGCTGCCGGCCGGATATCCGTTGTACGGCGCGGTGTTCCGGGCGCTGCCGGCCGGACTGCTGCTGCTCGCGGTGGCCCGTCAACGCCCGAAAGGCAGCTGGTGGTGGAAGTCGTTGGTGCTGGGCGGGTTGAACACCAGCGTCTTCTTCACCCTGGTCTACCTCGCCGCGCAGGCCCTGCCGACCAGCCTGGCCTCGATGATCATGGCGACCTCGCCGGTGATGCTGATGCTGCTGGCCTGGCTGATCAACGCCGAGCGCCCGGGATCGGCCGCCCTGATCGGCGCGGTGATCGGCATCGGCGGCGCCTGCCTCATGCTGGCGACCTCAGCGGCTCATGTCGACCTGGTCGGCGTGCTTGCCTCGATCGCCGCGATGGCGTTGTCCTCACTGGGATACATCCTGGCCAAGCGCTGGGCCGGCGAAGTCGACGTGCTGGCCTCCACGTCGTGGCAACTCACGTGGGGCGGTCTGCTCCTGCTCCCGTTCGCCGTGCTGTTCGAAGGCGCCCCGCCCGCCCTCAGCCTCAACGCGACCCTGAGTTTCGCGTACGTCACCGTGGTCGCGACGGCCATCGCCTTCGCCGCCTGGTTCGCCGGCCTCAAGCACCTGCCGGCCGGCACCGTCGGCCTGATCGGGCTGCTCAACCCGGTCACCGGCGTGCTGCTCGGCACGCTGGTCGCCGGCGACGGCCTGACCGGGCAACAGGTGGCGGGAATCGCCTTGGTGCTGGTCGGTCTGCTGCTGGGACAGCCGGTGGTGAAGCGCCTGTTCGGCAAGGAAACCCTTTTGTCCCCCATCGGGCAGAAACAGTACTGATGGCGGGTTGATGGCCGTACGGGCAACCGGGAACCTGTCGATGGCCCCGACGGGCGGGGCCACGAAAGGAATCCCCATGAGACGCCGGGCAATCCCTGCTGCCCTCTCGCTGGCGGTCGGGCTATTCGGACTAGTGGCGGTGACCCCGCCCGCACAGGCCGCGGCCTGCGGTGACCAGGTGATCGGCAACGCCGACTTCGAGACCGGGACCGCGCCGTGGACCGGCTCCACCGCCGCCATCGTGGCCGGCACGACGGCCGAGCCGGCGCACGGCGGCACCCGCCTCGCCCGGCTGGACGGCACCGGCGTCACGCACACCGACACGCTGTCCCAGTCGGTGACGGTGCCGAGCGGCTGCTCGTCGGCCACGCTGACCTTCTGGTCGCACATCGACACCAAGGAGACGACCTCCAGCACGAAGTACGACACGCTGGCGGTGCAGATCGGCTCCGACACC encodes:
- a CDS encoding GNAT family N-acetyltransferase; amino-acid sequence: MTVDFSVLDNPVRSSLSGPHARFAEQHGQVLRYQPDVAPFMALPDRPDEAAWRDLADFAGPGAEVVLTAGSVTPPEDWEVVAEFPAVQLVDDGVVGVEYPEAVRLGPADVPEMLDLVARTQPGPFLQRTVELGTYLGVRRDGALVAMAGERLHPPGFTEVSAVCTDPGHRGQGYAARLVQAVVAGIKDRGDIPFLHATATNENAIRLYEALGFRLHRRPVFKVTRVGSLEKVG
- a CDS encoding EamA family transporter: MEATVKWSLVAAIAPVAWGTNYFVTHEQLPAGYPLYGAVFRALPAGLLLLAVARQRPKGSWWWKSLVLGGLNTSVFFTLVYLAAQALPTSLASMIMATSPVMLMLLAWLINAERPGSAALIGAVIGIGGACLMLATSAAHVDLVGVLASIAAMALSSLGYILAKRWAGEVDVLASTSWQLTWGGLLLLPFAVLFEGAPPALSLNATLSFAYVTVVATAIAFAAWFAGLKHLPAGTVGLIGLLNPVTGVLLGTLVAGDGLTGQQVAGIALVLVGLLLGQPVVKRLFGKETLLSPIGQKQY
- a CDS encoding MarR family winged helix-turn-helix transcriptional regulator, which encodes MTQQPLDHVGRIQAEWHRERPDLDVSPQGVIGRLHRIGVLLSDQLNAVYQRFGLSEGEFDVLAALRRAGDPFERAPGELAAFTMVTTGAMTKRLDRLETAGLVTRRPSAADGRGRVVALTPAGRALIDEAFAAHMRNEHRVLADLSPAEATQLEELLTTWLARLEPPR